One Setaria viridis chromosome 3, Setaria_viridis_v4.0, whole genome shotgun sequence DNA window includes the following coding sequences:
- the LOC117847123 gene encoding uncharacterized protein gives MEVQMAAQAAKSAGRSTPPHHHGGGAKPVPGYLKPSAGSCHHVCKYGGTHAFEDKEATKNKKPHPKARKQPAAAAPAESQSRVMGKVRSVFRRRVGDSSRAAEKAAAAGKGSKGGGDSVEWKDIVTYDTTVPPHGSSPQQPGKVSAPIIGSGEAEKEDVVKGNKSHEKTKIVTGQVGDGVGAQGETLDKKSAKPPKGKKPMAALLVEKMSIDQELLQGYQILSPSLIQSRASLLRDLEKEMVHEATNAKEVKPMYSLDEEEEYAAAAEASRPIPAHRRVKSMSMSISSRSVRYPFARQASKNSSAGTFKLRSRSTKAPIAPPEEEKKPARLRSRRGEDPSSGSTGRSIQLRIRSLRRRGVGGSGGAGAGFVVPAVALRHQKTLDKKKSQRLYNNVIEETASKLVKTRKSRVKALVGAFESVISKIAK, from the coding sequence ATGGAGGTACAGATGGCCGCTCAAGCCGCCAAGTCAGCCGGACGCAGCACGCCGCCTCatcaccacggcggcggcgcgaagcCCGTCCCCGGCTACCTCAAGCCGTCGGCGGGGTCCTGCCACCACGTCTGCAAGTACGGCGGCACGCACGCGTTCGAGGACAAGGAGGCCACGAAGAATAAGAAGCCCCATCCCAAGGCCCGgaagcagccggcggcggccgccccggCTGAGAGCCAGAGCAGGGTGATGGGCAAGGTGCGGTCGGTGTTCCGGCGCCGCGTCGGCGATTCCAGCAGGGCCGCTGAGAAGGCGGCTGCCGCCGGCAAGGGGAGTAAGGGAGGTGGCGACAGCGTGGAGTGGAAGGACATCGTGACCTATGATACTACGGTTCCACCTCATGGATCTTCTCCACAGCAGCCTGGTAAGGTCTCGGCCCCGATCATCGGTTCTGGCGAGGCCGAGAAGGAGGATGTGGTGAAGGGGAACAAGTCACACGAAAAGACCAAGATCGTCACTGGACAAGTGGGTGATGGTGTAGGAGCTCAAGGTGAAACACTGGACAAGAAGAGCGCAAAGCCTCCGAAAGGGAAGAAACCCATGGCGGCACTGCTCGTCGAGAAGATGTCCATTGATCAAGAACTCCTCCAAGGGTACCAAATCCTCTCCCCTTCCCTGATACAAAGCCGCGCGAGCCTATTGCGTGACCTTGAGAAAGAGATGGTCCATGAAGCTACCAACGCGAAAGAAGTGAAACCAATGTATTCCcttgacgaagaagaagagtacGCCGCTGCAGCCGAAGCAAGCAGGCCCATCCCGGCTCACCGGAGGGTGAAGAGCATGAGCATGAGCATCAGCAGCCGGTCGGTGCGGTACCCGTTCGCCCGGCAGGCGAGCAAGAACTCATCAGCAGGCACCTTCAAGCTGCGCTCCAGGAGCACCAAGGCACCCATagcgccgccggaggaggagaagaagccggCGAGGCTGAGGTCCAGGAGGGGCGAGGATCCTTCGTCAGGGAGCACTGGCAGAAGCATCCAGCTCAGGATCAGGAGCCTCCGGAGGCGGGGTGTCGGCGGTTCCGGTGGCGCGGGCGCCGGGTTCGTcgtgccggcggtggcgctgagGCACCAGAAGACGCTGGACAAGAAGAAGAGCCAGAGGCTGTACAACAACGTGATCGAGGAGACGGCGAGCAAGCTCGTGAAGACGAGGAAGAGCAGGGTGAAGGCCCTGGTGGGGGCTTTTGAGTCTGTCATCTCCAAGATTGCAAAGTAG